AGTCTTTAATTTACTTTGAATTATATATTATTCAGTTGAATGAGCTATTCTACTTGCTGCAGCTGCAGCAACAGCTGAAACTAAATCATCCATAAATGTATGAACTCTTTCACTATGTTTTTCTTTATTATCTAGTTCTTTTATAATACCTACTTTTTCTTTGTCTAAATATCCATAATTTGTTAATCCAATAGTTCCATATATATTTACTATAGATAAAGGTATTATTTCATCTATTCCATATAGTCCTTCATCAGTCTCTATAATTTCTTGAAGTGGATATGGTAGTTGCTTCTTTTCTGCTAACTCATCTAATGCTAATCCTGTAAGTATTGCATGCATAACTTCTCTTTTGCGTAATACTCTTTCAACATTTTCTATACAATATTCAAGAGTTAAATCCTTTTTATATTTCTTTTGTAGAAACATAGCTAATTCTGCTATATCTTTTATATTAACTCCTCTTTCTTCCATATTGTTTACAGTTAATCTGTATAGCTCTTCCGCATCGTACTTTTTCTTCATAATATCCCGCCTTTATTTTTAGTGACAAATATTATTTACCCATTTTAAATATATTTTAATAAAATAATATATTAAATAAAGAAAGGTCCTTATGTAAGAACCTTTCTTTATTAGCTTATTGCTAATATACACCTTTGTCATTTAAAAATTCATTATATTTGTGATCTGATTTTAATATATGATTTTCTATCCAATCAGCTACAAACATTAATGTATCCATTGCAACCTTTTTTTGTCTTAAATCAATATCTTCAGTTTGTATTTCTTTTATTTTATCAACAAATAAAGTATGTTGATTTTTATGCTCTTCTAATTCATTATATCCATATTTAGACATAAGTTCTTCTTCATAGTTAAAATGATAAACAGTATATTCTTCTAATTCTCTAATTATAGCCATTATTTCATCATAATGATCTCTATCATCCTTAGAAGTTACCAATTTATATATATCGTTTCCTATTTGAAATAATTTTTGATGTTGTTTATCTATTTCTTCTATATTACAACTAAAATTTTCTTTCCATTTAAACATAAAACTCCCCCAATTAAATAGTAAATTAGCTCATTACTTTACTCATGTTGTTAGAAAATTCTACTGGATCCTCTATAGGTAAACCTTCAATTAAAAGAGCTTGATTATATAATAAATTTGTATAAAGGTCTAATTTTTCTTTATTACCATTTTCATATGCATCTTTTAACGCTTTAAATACAGTATGATTAGTATTAATTTCTAAAATTTTATCAGCCTCTATATTTTGATTGTTAGGCATTGACTTCAATACTTTTTCCATCTCTATTGAAACTTCACCTTCATTTGCAAGACATACTGGATGATTCTTAAGTCTCTTTGATGCTCTAACTTCTTTTACTTTATTTGATAATACTTTTTTCATATCTTCAAATAATTTATTGTTTTCTTCTTTAGATTCATCTTTATTTTTATCTTCTTCTGTTTCTATTCCTAAATCACCACTAGATACAGATTTGAATTCTTTTTCTTTATAATTCATTATCATTTTTATAGCAAATTCATCTACATCTTCAGTAAAGTATAATATTTCATATCCTTTATCTAATACTAATTCAGTTTGAGGTAATTTTTCTATTTTTTCTACAGAATCACCTGTAGCATAATAAATATATTTTTGATCTTCTGGCATTCTTTCAACATATTCATCTAAAGTTACTAATTTTTTCTCTTTTGAAGAATGGAACATTAATAAATCTTGTAACAATTCTTTATTCTGACCAAAGTCACTGTATACTCCATATTTTAACTGTCTACCAAAAGAATCATAGAATTTTTCATATTTTTCTCTATCATTATTTAATAGTTTTAAAAGTTCACTTTTTATTTTCTTTTTAAGATTTTTAGCTATAAATTTAAGTTGTCTATCATGTTGAAGCATTTCACGAGAAATATTTAAAGATAAATCTTCTGAATCTACCATTCCTTTAACAAAACTAAAATAATCAGGTAATAATTCACTACACTTATCCATGATTAATACACCATTAGAATATAGTTCTAAACCTTTTTCATATTCTTTAGTATAATAATCAAAAGGTATATTTTCTGGTATATATAATATTGCATTATATCTTATAGTACCTTCAACTTTAATATGAATATGTTTAACTGGTTTATCAAATCCGTAATGTTTATCTTTATAGAATTTTTCATAATCTTCATCTGTAAGCTGACTTTTGTTCTTTTTCCATATTGGAACCATACTATTTATAGTTTCTTCTTCTATATATTCTTCAGATTCTTCCTCATTATCTTCTTTTTGTTTATATTTAGTTACATCCATTTTTATAGGATATCTTACAAAATCAGAATACTTCTTAATTATATTTTGAATTTTATATTCTTCTAAGTACTCATCATAATTTTCATCTTCAGTATTTTCTTTTAATTTTATTATGATTTCTGTTCCTATTTCTTTTTTATCGAAAGGTTCTATAGTATATCCTTCTGCTCCTTCAGATACCCATTTATATCCTGTATCACTACCTAATGCTTTAGTTATCACAGTAATAGTATCAGCTACCATAAAAGCTGAGTAAAAACCTACACCAAATTGTCCAATTATATCATAACCATCTTTTAATTGATTCATTTTTTTGAAATCAAAAGAACCACTTCTAGCAATAGTTCCTAGGTTATCTTCTAATTCTTCTTTAGTCATACCTATTCCAGTATCATATACAGTTAATATTCTATTTTCCTTATCTGGAGTAATTTTAATATAATAATCTTCTTGATTAAACTTTATATTATCGTCAGTTAATGCTTTATAATAGATTTTATCTATAGCATCACTAGAATTAGAAATAAGTTCTCTTAAAAAAATTTCCTTATGAGTATAAATTGAGTTAATCATTAAATCTAATAATCTTTTAGATTCTGCCTTAAATTCTCTTTTTTCCATAATAATCTCCCTTCTGTTGATGAAATTTTTATATATATAATATGTATTAGCACTCTTATAAGAAGAGTGCTAATACATAATTATTTTTATCATAATTCTTATAATTAGTCAATACATCTGACCTTTAAAATTAGAGCTAGAACAATAAAAATAAAAAATATAAGATCCAAATAATATTTTTCAACAATAGTACCTTCTATTAAACCTTTATAAAAGGTAGATGGATCAACTCCAAATATATTGGTAAAGATAATTATAAATACTAATACGCTTAAGCCACCCAGTAAAGCATTTAAAATCATTTTTTTCATAATCCTAATCTCCTATTAATTAAATAATATTTCTACTTCTTAACTTTTTCTTTTAATACTTTTTTAAGTAATTCTATAGCACTTTCTTCTTTAGGATAATTGGTGACAAGCTGACCTCTAAATGCTTTAGCTAGTATTGATTTTTTAATTAGTTCAATTTCATCTTCAAGTTCAGTTAATTCTTTTATTTCTGATTCTTTTTTAAGTAGATTGTATAGGATTCGTAATATTTCTTTTTGTTCTTGTAGAGGGGGAAGGGGCATTAATACTCTTTCAAAATCTGAATTCCTAACTGATGGAGAATTATGCCCTTTCGTTTGTTTTGTTAAGTAATCAGATTGTAGATAATTATATAATGTGATAAAATTATCAATCTATTATTTAAAAACTCAATATTAATCTTTATATTAAAAAAGGCCTCCACCATTGAATTATAAATTCTACTCTGATCATTCTATTACTTATATTCTATCATTTTAAGTGTATCTTTACAATTTTAAAGTTATCTTACACATACAAGTAGATAAATTAAAAAGAATCTCCACTCTACTTTTGTAATATGCAGATTCTTTTTGTTAAAATATCTTATTTACTGTTTATAAATTCATAAAATTTTTTTACCATTTCTTTATCCTTACCTTCTATATATCCTTCTGGAGTATCACAGATAGAACTAGCTTCTATACCTAATAATCCTATAATTCTGTAATCACACTATATATATTCTTTCATTTGGTATACTACACTCATTGATAGATTTTTGCATAACTCTTTATAATTAAAATAGTAAAATAGAGAATAGTTATAATTAATATAATGTTTTATCTGATTTTCTATCTATTTCTATACTTTTAATTTTGCTATATCTTCTAATTTTTCTCTATGCAATATGCAAATCTTCCTCTGTCCTTCTTGTTCTATTATCCCTTTGTTTTGAAGATCTGTAAGTCTTCTACTCAGTGTTTCTCTACTGACTCCTATATAAGATGCTAAGTCCCTTTTAGTTATTTTTAAGTTTATTTTATTGTTACCTTCTGATAACTCTAATAAAATATTGGCTACCCTTTGTTCTACATCTTGTAGTCCTAGAGATTCTATTAAATTTTCTGCATCATTAAGTCTTGTACTTATCTCTTCTAGTATTTTTATAGCTATATCAGGATGTTTTTTTATTATTTGATTTAATTTATTCCCTTCTATAATACATACACTGGTCTTTTCTAATGTTTGTGCATTACTTTCTAAGGGAGAAGGAACGAATAAAGAAAGTTCTCCCATAAAATCTCCTGGTTCTAAAACTCTAATTATCTGTTCCTTACCTGATTCAGATATTCTAGTAATCTTTACTTTACCACTATTTACAACATAGAGTCTTTGAGACTCTTCACCTGCTAGATATATGGTTTCATATTTTTGATATTCCCTATGACTGGTTATCATAGCTATTTCAGACATCTCATCATAGGTTAGATTATTGAATACAGGTACTTTATCTATACAATTACTTTCTTCCTGATTAATCTTTTCCATTTAATCTCCCCTTTATTTTTCTCTATATTTTAATAGTCTAATTGCATTTATTATTACTAGTAATACACTTAACTCATGAACTAACATTCCTAAAGATAGGAATACTGTTCCTACTAATACTCCTATTAATAATAATGTTACTACTGCTATTGAAAAATAGATATTTTGTTTTATATTCTTTACAGTTGATTTACTTAGTCCTAGAGCATAGGATAATTTGTCTAACTTATCTGCCATTAAAACTACATCTGCTGTCTCCATAGCAACATCTTTTCCTACTCCTCCTACAGCTATTCCTAAATCTGCTGATGCCAATGCTGGAGCATCATTTACTCCATCTCCTACCATTAATGTAATTCCAGATTCTGCTTGTAAGTCTTTTAATATTTTTACTTTATCCTCTGGAAGTAATTCAGCATAATAGCCATCTAAACCTAATTTATTTGCTACCCAATTAGCTACTCTTTCATTATCACCTGTTAGCATAATTAAATTTTTAATACCTTGTTTCTTAAGTTTATCTATAAGATCCTTAGCCCCTTCTTTTATAGTATCCGCTATGGATATAACTCCTAGTATATTTTCCTTATCTCCTATTATTACTGCAGTTTGTCCTTTTTCTTCCTCTTCTATAATATAATCTTCTATATCTTCTGATATATTTATTCCATTTAGATCTATTAATTTTCTATTTCCTATCAATACCTCTTTACCCTCTATTTTAGCCTTTAACCCATGGCCAGTTATTATATCAGTATATTCAGGAGCCATAAGTTTTCCACCTATTATCTCATCATATTTTTCTATTATTGACTTTCCAAGAGGATGTTCTGAATACATTTCCCCTTTTGCTGCTAATTTTAGCAATTCTTTTTCACTAATTCCAAAGGATTTAATCTTTATCACCTTAGGCTTTCCCTCTGTCAGAGTTCCAGTTTTATCAAAGGCTATAACCTTTGTCTTCCCTAGTTTCTCTATTATTTCTCCACCTTTTATTAATATTCCATTCTTAGCTCCATTACCTATTCCTGCTACTATTGATACTGGTGTGGATATTACTAGGGCTCCTGGACAAGCTATTACTAGAAGCGTTAGTGATAACCTTATATCCTTTGTTATTATATAAACTATTATTGCTAATATCATTATAGCTGGTGTATAATATCTAGAAAATACCTCTAGAAACTTCTGTGTTTTTGCTTTTTTATCTTGTGCTTCCTCTACCATTTCTAAAATTCTTGCAAAAGTTGTATCATCACCAACTTTTTGTGCTTCTATCTTTAAGTATCCTGATTCTATAATTGTTCCTGAATATGCCTCATCTTCCTTTTTCTTATTTACAGGCATTGATTCCCCTGTTATAGAAGCTTGATTCACATGTGAGTTTCCTTCTACAACTACTCCATCCACTGGAATCTTTTCTCCAGAACGAACTATCACTATATCTTTTTCCATAACTTCATTAGGATCTATCTCTATTTCTTGTCCATTTCTTATAACCTTAGCCACATTTGGTGCTAAATCAAGCAATGACTTAATTGCTGATCTAGTTTTATCTAATGTTTTTGATTCTAAATAGTTTCCTAGCATAAATAAGAATGTAACTGCTCCAGCTTCCCAGTATTCCCCTATTATTAATGCTCCAATAACTGCAAGAGTTACTAGAGCATCAATTCCTAAAATTTTGTATTTCAATGCTCTTATGGCATTTAATCCTATAGGGTATCCTGAGAGAAAGGCAGCAAAAATCATTAGAATATCTGGTATTAATGATGAGTTTACTATTCTATCTAAAATTAATGATAATACTATAGCTATCCCAGATATTAAAACCCTTTGGCTCTTTGTAATTTTCATAACTTAGCCTTCCTTTCTCTCTAATATTCTATTATTTAATTCCTAATACATCGAATCCTAAATCTTTAATTACTCCTTTTATTTCATTTTCATCAGTTGAATTTTCATCAAATGTTACTTTTACTTTACTTGCATTAAATAACACTTCCACATTTTCTACTCCAAATGTACTTTTAACTCCTTTTTCTATTTTTATTACACAACTTGGACATGTTAATGTCTCTAATTTAAATGTTTTATTTGTCATAATTATTACCTCCTAAGATTTTTTATTTTCTTTATTGTAACTACATTATAAGATGAATAGAAAAATATAACCTTGACTCTGGTCAATTTTTATAAAATAAAAACCCATTAGCTATAATTGCTATTATGGGCCTTTTGTTACAAATTTTAAAAGGACTCATAATGAGTCCTTTTAAAGCTAGTTTATCTATAATTTACATAAGTAAGATAAGCCTTAGCAATACCAATATAATATTGTGATTCTCTAATTATATGACTAATTACTACACTTACTACCACATTATCCTTAATTGCAGAACTTTCCTTCATCATATTACTTAAAAGAGCTACAAAGTTTTCACTTTGACATAAAGTAAATTCAATCAAATCTATGATTTGATCCTCTAATCCAGGAGTTATTATATAATTTATTCTAGCTAATCTTTCAATGTATTGGGCAATAGTAGCTTCTATTGAACTTAGAGATTCATATTCTGCCTTTAACTTCTCTTGAAATTCCTCTTCTAAATTACTAGCTAATTCTCTTATAACTACTGTATGTTCAGCTTCTTGTCTCTTCCAGAACTCAGCTTCTTCTAAAATTCTTACGTGATTCTTATCTCCATAACAAAATTGCATCTATTTCTTCCTCCTTTTCATAATCATATTTAGTCAATATCATTATATGTGGAAGTTGAAATTGTGTACTTGTTATAAAGTGGAACCTAATATAGATTGTATTAATACTTTTTACCTATATACTTCTTGTTTTATCAGCTAAAATTATTGTCTTGGTCAGTTTAACTCCAGCTTTTTTTGATCTTTCCTTTAGTTCATACTCTGCTTCTGCCTCTCCACGTTCATATAAATAAAGTGCTTTGATACTTTCAACTGTTCTCCATCCCACGGATTGAAGAGTTAAATTCATTGCATCTGAAGTGAAACCCATATTTTCTATTGTTTCTTGCTCACAAATAGATACTGTCACTGCATATTTGCTACCATTTACTTCATTTGGACTTAGCCATACTGAACGATCTGTTTCGTCAAAAACCTCATATGCATATAATCTATCTAGAAATTTTTTAGTTAACCATGTAACATTATAAAAATATGTTGGAGATCCAAGTACAATACCATCTGATTCTTCTGATTTAACATACACATCTTCTAAATCATCTTTAAGTACACATTTACAAGTTTTTCTACATCCTTCACAAGCAATACATCCCTTAAAATCTAAATCTGATAAATATATTTTTTCAACTTCAAATCCTTTTTCTTTTACTCCTTGTAAAACGGAATCAACTAATATATCAGTATTTCCGTTTTTTCTAGGACTTCCTATTATACCTAAAACTTTCATTATGCACATCCTTTCTTAAAACAACTCTATATATAGTCATCTATTATTGTAACTACCTAGAAACTTAAAACCTTATCTACTACTTCCATAATTAACTTTGGAGTATTATTTACTACATCTGTCATATATACTCTTTCAGTCATTTTGTGTAAATCTTTTCCCCAGGGGCCTATATTTATTACTGGTATTCGTAATTGTTTCAAGTTTTCAAAATCTATTTCATATATATGATTCCATATAGGAGTATTTTCTTCTATATAAGGAACTACTTCTTCTCCTTTAATAAGTGATGTATAACTTAAGTCTGATATTCCCATAAAGTATCTTTTAAGATCATAGCTTTCTCCAAATTCTTTTGATTTTTTATTTATTATTTCTTTTATATTTGAAATCTTTTTATTTACATCTAAATTTTCATTAGAAACTGGAGGATAATATGGTGGAGATATTCCTATTACTACAATAGGATCATTACTTCTTGTATATTCTAATACCTTTTTTATTAATATAAAGTTTGAATTTGGAATATTTATTTTTCCTTTTTTAATATCCTCTTTTAATTTTTTTATTAATTCTTTATACTCTTTTTCAAATTCTTCTTTTCCATTTACTTTTGCTTCTTTATATATTTCATTAAAAAATTTAACTTTTGGATTCCATGAAAGTATTGCATTATCTTTACTATAAATTTTATAATTATTATTTAAAATATTAATTGATTCTTTAAAAGTTATTTCACATATGTGTTTTATTTTGTTTAATATTTCTTTTGGTGTTTGTTTAAGGGGTAAGATACTAAAATATCCTCCTGCTGCTTCTGGAACTGATACATCGTAATTCTTTTTGAAATCTCTTAAATATATCCAAGTTGGTGGAGGAGATACTTCTCCTAAATCACTATCAGAAAAATCCATATTAGTTTCAATATTTATAGCAATTTTTGATAGTATAAGAAGGGGATTAAATCCTGAAAATATTTCTCCTATATGTGATTTGAAACCTTTTACATATACTATAGGCATAATTTTCCCTACAGAACCATCATATATTGTGCCTACTTCTTTTTCTTTTCTTGTATGTGGTTCAGAATTAATTAATAGTTCATATTTTAAGTTGAATTTATCTTTTAACTTATTTAATAATCCAATAGATTTTCTCATACCTATTGATAAATTTTCCTCATCTGGAACAGATAATAATAAGATATTTCCATTGAAATTTATTTTTTCACTATAATGCTTTAGTATTTCTAATTGAATAGCAGCACCAGCTTTCATATCAGCTGTACCTCTTCCAAAATACCATTTATTAGAATTTAAATCTTCTTTTATCTCTTGTGAAAATTCTAATGTCTTATATTGTTTCTTTAATTCTTTTGGTGAATAAGCATACTTTTTAAATTTTCCATAGTCAAGACTATCAACTACATCATGATGATGTAGTAAAACTATAGTTTCTTCACCAATCCCTTTTACTAAAGCCCATATTACTTTTCTTTCAAACTCATCATTTACATCAAATCTTCCATAGTGATTTTTATTGTTCTTAAAATACTCAAATGTAGAAATATATTTATAAATATATTTTTCAATATCTTTTTCTAACTTTGTTCCAGTATCACTTTTTATATTAACCATGTCTAATAATATTTCTTCTATTTTTTTATAATTCATTTTTATCTCTCCTAAGTTTAAATAATAGACATTTAATATTTATACCCATATTTTATTTCATATTATAATTTATCACAATATAACTTAAATATTTTATTTTTATAAATTACATCATATATTAAATTAAATTTGACTATAATAGTTACGTAGGAGGCTTGATCATATATGAATAAAATTTTTAAAAATATTAACTTATTATTTTATTTTTTTATTTCTTTATTATTTATGGAAATAATATTTAGAGTTGCAACTATAGGTGAGATAAAATATCAAGGTCTTATGCTATCTGCTATATTTATGCTTACTTTATCAATAATATTTTTTCTATTATCTAATTTTTTAAAAGGATGGTGTCAAATCACTTTTGCTTCATTTCTACTTATAGCAATTGGTGTTATTTATTCTTCTCAAATTGTATACTATAAGTTTTTTAGAACTTTTTATAGTGTGTTTTCCGCTGGAAATACATCTCAAGTTTTAGAATTTTCTAATGATATTTTAAATGTAACTCAAAAAAATGTTAAATGGATTTTGTTATTACTACTACCATCATTAATTGTTATAATATTTGGTAAGAAAAAAATAATATCGTATCGCGTAAAGTGGTTTTATAAAGTAGCATTAATTGGTTGTATTATTAGTACTCATATAATTGGACTTATAACTATATTTTTAAGTGAGAGAGAACAATATTCTCCTTATGATTTATATTTTA
The genomic region above belongs to Senegalia massiliensis and contains:
- a CDS encoding heavy-metal-associated domain-containing protein — translated: MTNKTFKLETLTCPSCVIKIEKGVKSTFGVENVEVLFNASKVKVTFDENSTDENEIKGVIKDLGFDVLGIK
- a CDS encoding restriction endonuclease subunit S gives rise to the protein MDNFITLYNYLQSDYLTKQTKGHNSPSVRNSDFERVLMPLPPLQEQKEILRILYNLLKKESEIKELTELEDEIELIKKSILAKAFRGQLVTNYPKEESAIELLKKVLKEKVKK
- a CDS encoding DUF2935 domain-containing protein codes for the protein MQFCYGDKNHVRILEEAEFWKRQEAEHTVVIRELASNLEEEFQEKLKAEYESLSSIEATIAQYIERLARINYIITPGLEDQIIDLIEFTLCQSENFVALLSNMMKESSAIKDNVVVSVVISHIIRESQYYIGIAKAYLTYVNYR
- a CDS encoding flavodoxin family protein, which gives rise to MKVLGIIGSPRKNGNTDILVDSVLQGVKEKGFEVEKIYLSDLDFKGCIACEGCRKTCKCVLKDDLEDVYVKSEESDGIVLGSPTYFYNVTWLTKKFLDRLYAYEVFDETDRSVWLSPNEVNGSKYAVTVSICEQETIENMGFTSDAMNLTLQSVGWRTVESIKALYLYERGEAEAEYELKERSKKAGVKLTKTIILADKTRSI
- a CDS encoding bacteriohemerythrin, with protein sequence MFKWKENFSCNIEEIDKQHQKLFQIGNDIYKLVTSKDDRDHYDEIMAIIRELEEYTVYHFNYEEELMSKYGYNELEEHKNQHTLFVDKIKEIQTEDIDLRQKKVAMDTLMFVADWIENHILKSDHKYNEFLNDKGVY
- a CDS encoding M20/M25/M40 family metallo-hydrolase, which produces MNYKKIEEILLDMVNIKSDTGTKLEKDIEKYIYKYISTFEYFKNNKNHYGRFDVNDEFERKVIWALVKGIGEETIVLLHHHDVVDSLDYGKFKKYAYSPKELKKQYKTLEFSQEIKEDLNSNKWYFGRGTADMKAGAAIQLEILKHYSEKINFNGNILLLSVPDEENLSIGMRKSIGLLNKLKDKFNLKYELLINSEPHTRKEKEVGTIYDGSVGKIMPIVYVKGFKSHIGEIFSGFNPLLILSKIAINIETNMDFSDSDLGEVSPPPTWIYLRDFKKNYDVSVPEAAGGYFSILPLKQTPKEILNKIKHICEITFKESINILNNNYKIYSKDNAILSWNPKVKFFNEIYKEAKVNGKEEFEKEYKELIKKLKEDIKKGKINIPNSNFILIKKVLEYTRSNDPIVVIGISPPYYPPVSNENLDVNKKISNIKEIINKKSKEFGESYDLKRYFMGISDLSYTSLIKGEEVVPYIEENTPIWNHIYEIDFENLKQLRIPVINIGPWGKDLHKMTERVYMTDVVNNTPKLIMEVVDKVLSF
- a CDS encoding Crp/Fnr family transcriptional regulator — protein: MEKINQEESNCIDKVPVFNNLTYDEMSEIAMITSHREYQKYETIYLAGEESQRLYVVNSGKVKITRISESGKEQIIRVLEPGDFMGELSLFVPSPLESNAQTLEKTSVCIIEGNKLNQIIKKHPDIAIKILEEISTRLNDAENLIESLGLQDVEQRVANILLELSEGNNKINLKITKRDLASYIGVSRETLSRRLTDLQNKGIIEQEGQRKICILHREKLEDIAKLKV
- the htpG gene encoding molecular chaperone HtpG, translated to MEKREFKAESKRLLDLMINSIYTHKEIFLRELISNSSDAIDKIYYKALTDDNIKFNQEDYYIKITPDKENRILTVYDTGIGMTKEELEDNLGTIARSGSFDFKKMNQLKDGYDIIGQFGVGFYSAFMVADTITVITKALGSDTGYKWVSEGAEGYTIEPFDKKEIGTEIIIKLKENTEDENYDEYLEEYKIQNIIKKYSDFVRYPIKMDVTKYKQKEDNEEESEEYIEEETINSMVPIWKKNKSQLTDEDYEKFYKDKHYGFDKPVKHIHIKVEGTIRYNAILYIPENIPFDYYTKEYEKGLELYSNGVLIMDKCSELLPDYFSFVKGMVDSEDLSLNISREMLQHDRQLKFIAKNLKKKIKSELLKLLNNDREKYEKFYDSFGRQLKYGVYSDFGQNKELLQDLLMFHSSKEKKLVTLDEYVERMPEDQKYIYYATGDSVEKIEKLPQTELVLDKGYEILYFTEDVDEFAIKMIMNYKEKEFKSVSSGDLGIETEEDKNKDESKEENNKLFEDMKKVLSNKVKEVRASKRLKNHPVCLANEGEVSIEMEKVLKSMPNNQNIEADKILEINTNHTVFKALKDAYENGNKEKLDLYTNLLYNQALLIEGLPIEDPVEFSNNMSKVMS
- a CDS encoding phosphatidylglycerophosphatase A family protein, which gives rise to MKKKYDAEELYRLTVNNMEERGVNIKDIAELAMFLQKKYKKDLTLEYCIENVERVLRKREVMHAILTGLALDELAEKKQLPYPLQEIIETDEGLYGIDEIIPLSIVNIYGTIGLTNYGYLDKEKVGIIKELDNKEKHSERVHTFMDDLVSAVAAAAASRIAHSTE
- a CDS encoding heavy metal translocating P-type ATPase, with translation MKITKSQRVLISGIAIVLSLILDRIVNSSLIPDILMIFAAFLSGYPIGLNAIRALKYKILGIDALVTLAVIGALIIGEYWEAGAVTFLFMLGNYLESKTLDKTRSAIKSLLDLAPNVAKVIRNGQEIEIDPNEVMEKDIVIVRSGEKIPVDGVVVEGNSHVNQASITGESMPVNKKKEDEAYSGTIIESGYLKIEAQKVGDDTTFARILEMVEEAQDKKAKTQKFLEVFSRYYTPAIMILAIIVYIITKDIRLSLTLLVIACPGALVISTPVSIVAGIGNGAKNGILIKGGEIIEKLGKTKVIAFDKTGTLTEGKPKVIKIKSFGISEKELLKLAAKGEMYSEHPLGKSIIEKYDEIIGGKLMAPEYTDIITGHGLKAKIEGKEVLIGNRKLIDLNGINISEDIEDYIIEEEEKGQTAVIIGDKENILGVISIADTIKEGAKDLIDKLKKQGIKNLIMLTGDNERVANWVANKLGLDGYYAELLPEDKVKILKDLQAESGITLMVGDGVNDAPALASADLGIAVGGVGKDVAMETADVVLMADKLDKLSYALGLSKSTVKNIKQNIYFSIAVVTLLLIGVLVGTVFLSLGMLVHELSVLLVIINAIRLLKYREK